DNA from Chloroflexota bacterium:
CATCAAAGGGGTAATCGATGTGTTGCAGGAGATGTCCGGCGCCTCCTTCCGACAGTGTCTTTCGGCTATCCTCTTAGGTTTGGAGGTGATCCATGACGTAGATGAAATTGAACGTCAAGTGCAGTATGTGCGCGCTCGAGAGTTGAAAAAGGGTACGGCGAATAAGATCTGGCAACAGATTCTTAATGAGATGGAGAAGGTGCGCACGAGAAGTGCTCTCAAGTCCCTCAAGAAGAGGTTCCAGGCAGACCTGGCTGCCGTACCGATGGATCGCAATCGCAGACCACTTAAGGTATGCATAGTGGGCGAGATCTATGTCGTCCACGAACCCTACGTGAACCAGGACATTGAGGTGGAATTGGGCAAGATGGGCGTAGAGGTGAACCGTGCCGAACAGGTGAGCGAATGGCTCACCCTTTCGCCGGAGCTGATCCTGGAGGCCCTTGGCTTTGGACACAAAGCACGCATAAGGAAAGCCGAAAAGCCTTATCTCAAGTATTGGTCCGGTGAGACGGTAGGACAAGCGGTTCTGGCGGAGGAGGATGGTTACGATGGGGTCATTCAGCTGGCACCGTTCACCTGCATGCCGGAGATCGTCGCTCAGAATATTATGCCCAAGCTGAAGGAAAGGGTAAATATACCGATCCTCACCCTGGTACTCGATGAACAGACGGGCCGTGCCGGACTCCTCACCAGGTTGGAGGCCTTCGTCGATTCACTGCAGCGCCGGCCAAAACCAACCAGGGGGACTCAGCGGTGGTCCTTAGTCAGCTAGAGACGATGGAAAATCAAGAGAGAGGAACATCCCTTATCTTAAGGAGGCATCGACCAACAGCCCCAGCTAGATACTTTCTCAAACTGTTGAGGAGGAATCGAAGGATGAGCGTCACTTTAAACACACGACGAGAAGGACTTTACAGCCGCCTAAAACAAGCCACAGCTGAAAGCATTGTCAGCCAGGCTCTTAATCTTTTGTCCCACGCGTCAGAAAAGAACTATCGGCAGCTGGCCCTCACCTTCGACCGGATCGCCGATGGGCACCAACAGAAGATGATCGCCGAGTGGTTGAAGGGGTATTTAGCAGAGGATAGACCGGGCGCAACCTTCTTGAGCCGCATCCTAAAGAACGTACACCCTAACGTGCGCAAAAAGTTCTTGGCCAAGATGATCGTTGGGCTCTTCTTCCGGCGGGATGATCCAGATATAGCCCGCTTCAAGACCGAATATGGCATCCAGCGCCTTACGGTGATCGTCTTCTCGCCAACGATGCGCTGCAACCTGAAGTGCACTGGCTGCTATGCCGGTAATTATACGAAGGCGGACGATTTACCCCCTGAGGTGATGGAGCGGGTAATCAACGAGGCCAAGGCTCTGGGGGTTCGCTTCTTTGTGATCTCCGGGGGGGAACCATTCATATACGAGCCTTTATTGGACCTCTTTGAGAAGCACAACGATGTCGCTTTCCAGGTGTACACCAATGGAACGCTGATTGACGAGCAGTTGGCCGACAGATTGCTCGCTCTGGGCAACGTCTCACCGGCCATCAGCATCGAGGGTTTCAAGGATTTGACCGATATGCGACGCGGGGAAGGGATCTACGAGCTGGTCCTGCGGGCGATGGATAACCTGCGTGAGCGCGGGGTTATCTTCTCCTTCAGTGCTACAGCTACAGCCCATAATATCGAGGTCATCACCAGTGATGAATTCATTGACCTGATGATTGGGAAGGGGGCGACCTACGGCTGGTATTTCTCCTATATTCCAATTGGGCGATCCCCCGACCTGAACTATATGCCCACACCCGCACAGCGCAACCAGCTGCGTGCTGCTGTCAATCGCATCAGGACAACGAAGCCCATTATGGTGGCCGATTTCTGGAACGACGGGGCTCTGACCGGGGGCTGCATCTCAGCCGGCCGTTGTTACCTGCACATCAACAACCGGGGTGACATAGAACCCTGTGTCTTCTGCCACTTCGCTACGCACAACATAAAAGAGACCACGCTGATGGAGGCTCTTGCTTCTCCCTTCTTTGTCGGTTTGAGGTCATTGCAGCCGTTCAACCATAACCATTTGCGGCCGTGTCCCTTGATCGATAACCCAAAGGCGATGCGCTTCGCCGTACAAAAGTGGGGCGCTTATCCCACTCATCCAGGGGCGGAAAGCCTGGTAAGGGAGCTCAGCGATGGGCTGGATAAGTATTCCGCCGGCTTAGAGAGGGTTTATAACCCAGTCTGGCATGAGAAATATAACTGGGCCGAAGACTGGCTGGACCCTGATCTGAAGGACAAGAGCAAGGGCTTCCGTGAGGAGCTGATCGCACCGACCGACGTGGCCGCTTCCTGATTCCCTTGGCACGCTTCTTGCTATAGGTCGGGCAAACGGCTCCCTCTGAGGGGGGTGATGGGCAATGATGTGGCTCAAGGCCTGTCCTCGCTGTGGCGGGGACCTGTTCGTAGAAGACGATGTCGGTGAGAGTTATATCATCTGCCTGCAGTGTGGCTATGTTCTGCCGCAGGCTCAGGCGGAGCGGCTAATGGCCGAGTTCCGGCCGATTCAACCGCAGCCCAAGGCTGCTTAGGGCTGAGCTCCAGTCCATACACTTTGCGGGAGAAGGTGGACGAGGGTCGATTGGGATGGTCTGGGGATGCGGCCCATAGGCACATCTTCCTTCTCCCGCCAGATATAGGGAGTGCAGAGGGGCAAAGCCCTTCTGCTGGGGTTTGGGGTATCCCCAAAATCTTTATTCCCCCTCTCCCGTCCTTCCACGGAAGGACGGGAGAGGGGGTCAGGGGGTGAGGGTACTATGAACAAACCCAAAGAAGAAGAGATCTGTCGTTGTCCCTACTGCGACCTTCCCACCGTTTCTCCCCACCCTCCCTTCTGCACCCATTGCGGCGTGCAATTACGCTTCTGCCCCCATTGTCAGTCAGCCGTTCCCCGCGAGGCCACCTCCTGTAGCCACTGCGGCGCTAGCCTTACTTGAGGTGAAACCGGGTGAAGATTAGCATCAGGCTGTTTGGTGATCTCCGCCGTTTCCTGGCACCCGGACAGGATACCCTGGAGGTCGTCCTGAGTGAGGGGTCTACCGTCCATGACCTCATTCGTACCCTCAACTTGCCCCACGGCGAGATCTGGGTCGTCAGTATCAACGGCACTCTGGCCACGAGAGAGCAAGATCTCAAGGATGGCGATAAAGTTGAGATATTCGCCCCCGTTGGTGGTGGATAGGTTAGAGGGCACGCTCTTCCAAACACAAGGTGCATAAGCCACCCGCAGAAGCCTTCTCCGACCAGCAGTGGCTGTTCATCTCCGTCGCCAGACAGATAACTTACCCCTTCAGGGGCTCATTCATGCTGCCGGTGCGGTAACCCTCCAGGTCAAGCACCACATAGGTATAACCGAGAGACTTCAACCCCTCCACAATTTTGAGGCGGATCTCCGGGTTGAGGAGACGCTCAAACTCGGCGGGTAGCAGTTCTACACGTGCTATAGTCTGGTGGTGCCTCACCCTGACTTGGGAAAAACCGAGATCGCGCAACAACTCCTCCGCTGCCCCCACCTGGGACAGCTTTGCCCTGGTGATCTCCTCGCCATAGGGAAAGCGGGAGGAGAGGCAGGCGAAGGAGGGTTTATTCCAGGTGGGCAAGCCCATCTTTTGTGAAAGTTGCCTGATCTCTGCCTTGCCCAAACCGACCTCCGCTAGTGGACTGCGCACACCCAGCTCCTGGGCAGCCTGTCTTCCAGGACGAAAATCGTGATCGTCATCCACGTTCGACCCATCCATGACCTGAGCATACCCTTCTTCTCTGGCAATGGCCCAGAGCTTAGAGAAGAGCTCTTTTTTACAAAAATAGCAGCGGTTGATGGGGTTATTCTTAAACTGCGGTATCTCCAGCTCCTCAGAGGTGACGTAGCGGTGACGAAAACTGAACATCCTAGCCATTTCAGCCGCCTCCTTGGCCTCTCGCTGAGGATAGGTCTCCGAAAGGGCCGTAACGGCCAAGTAGCGCTCCCCCAGCGCCTCCTTCGCAGCCACAGCTAGCAAAGTGCTATCCACGCCGCCTGAATAGGCGACCACAACGCTGCCCATTTCGCTGAGAAGCAGACGAAGTCGGGCGTATTTCTGTTCAACGTCCATTGTTATACCTCTTTCCCCTGGACAAGGGGCTAGGAATGCGACCATGCCGTACTACAGGACAAAGCGCCCTGCTACATTTTAGGGACTATGGTCAGGGGAGTCAAAGATGGGGATGACCTTTTACAGCTCTTCGCTCGCGGCCCGCGGCTTCCTCACCACAGCCGCCTCCTGAACCATCTTCTCCCGGAACTTACGGGCCTTCTCCACAGCTATGGCCTTCTTCCGTTGGGCATACACGGCCAGGGCGATAATAGTGGCCAGATAGGGGATCATCAGCACCAGCTGGGGCGGAATCTTCAGGGAGCCCAGCTGGTTGGAAAGGGCATCAGCGAAGCCAAAGACCAACGAGGCTAGCAGGGTACCTATAGGGTTGCGGTCACCCAGAAAAACAGCGGCCAGGGCGATAAACCCACGGCCAGCGGTCATATCCCGTTGGAAGAAGTTCATATATCCCATGGAAAGATTCACCCCGCCGATACCGCTGAAGAGTCCACTCAGGATCAGGGCGATGTATTTGATGCGGATAACATCAATGCCCACTGAAGCGGCTGCATCTGGGCTCTCGCCTACCGCCCGAATGTGGACCCCCAGGGCAGTCCGATAGAGGAGAACCCACACCACGGCCACCAGGGCGAAAGCAACGTAGGTGATCACGTTATGGCCGGAGAGGATGTCCCCCAGGATAGGGATTTCAGCCAAAATCGGGATCTTGATGCTGGGCAGAGAAAGGCTCTTCAGGGCATTCGAGAAACCCTTGTCATGGGTGAGGGCGAAGAGCAGGAACACCGTTGCTCCGGAGGCCAGGATGTTCATGGCCAGGCCAGCCAGGATGAGGTCGGCCTTGAGGTTCAGGTGGAAATAAGCCAGGGCCACGGCCATAAACATGGCCGACACGACCCCGGCCAATAGCCCGAGCCAGGCATCCTGAGCGTAGGCGCTGATGACCACCCCCACGAAGGCCGCCGTCAGCATCATCCCCTCCAGGGCCACGTTGATAACCCCGGCCAGTTCAGAGAGGAGTCCCCCCAAGGCCGCCAGCAAGATAGGGGTAGTGATGCGCAGCACGCTGAAGGCGAAGGCCGCGCTGAAGATGCTGGTCAAGATGACTTCAGGAGACATCTAATTTGGGCTCCTTCAAAGCTATTCTACGTTTCAAGAAGGATAGGAAGGACTCAGCGGTAACCAATAAAATGATGATCGCCTGAATCACGCTCACGATCTCCCGGGCCACGTCGGAACTGCGCTCCATAACATCCGCTCCAGTGCGGAGGTACCCGTAAAAGAGGGCGGCGAAGGGCACGGCCAGGGGATGATTGCGGGCCAACAGGGATACCACGATGCCCTCGAATCCATAGCCCATAGAGATGTTCAATATTAGCCGTTTATGGATACCCATGGCTAGGGCTGCCCCCGCCAGGCCGGCGATGATGCCGCTCACAGCCATGGACAGGATGATCACCCTGGTTGTATTGATTCCCCCATAGCTGGCGAACTTGATATTGGCACCGGTCATGCGAATCTCATAGCCCAAGGTCGTGCGATAAAGCAAATAGTATACGAGAAAGACCGCGGCTATGGCCAGGAAAAGGGAGAGCGAAATCCGCGTCTCCGGGACCAGGTTAGGCAAGATCGCCGATTCTGAAAAAAAGTTAGAAACAGTATACCCTGCGTAGGGTGGCTTGAGCCAATAGGTGAGCAAAAGGTTGTAGATCTGGATGGCTATGGCGTTGAGCATCAGGGTAGAGACGATCTCATTGGCGTTAAGATGGGCCTTGAGATAGCCTGGTATGAAGCCCCACAGGTAACCCGCTGCCCCAGCAGCCAGGAGGGCCAGGGAGATGTGGAAAACCGCTGGTACATTGATAAAGAGTCCCACGATCCCCGCGGCCAACGCACCCAGGTAGAGCTGCCCTTCGGCGCCGATGCTGAACTGCTTGGCTTGAAAGACCAACGCCACCGCTAAGCCGGTGAAGGTGAGGGTGATGCTTTCCTCAATCCAGTTTCCAAAGCGGTTGAGCCGGCTAAAGGGCCCCAGAAGGAAGGACTCAAAGGCCGCCAGCGGCTGCTTGCTCACCAGCAGAGTAATAACG
Protein-coding regions in this window:
- a CDS encoding radical SAM protein produces the protein MSVTLNTRREGLYSRLKQATAESIVSQALNLLSHASEKNYRQLALTFDRIADGHQQKMIAEWLKGYLAEDRPGATFLSRILKNVHPNVRKKFLAKMIVGLFFRRDDPDIARFKTEYGIQRLTVIVFSPTMRCNLKCTGCYAGNYTKADDLPPEVMERVINEAKALGVRFFVISGGEPFIYEPLLDLFEKHNDVAFQVYTNGTLIDEQLADRLLALGNVSPAISIEGFKDLTDMRRGEGIYELVLRAMDNLRERGVIFSFSATATAHNIEVITSDEFIDLMIGKGATYGWYFSYIPIGRSPDLNYMPTPAQRNQLRAAVNRIRTTKPIMVADFWNDGALTGGCISAGRCYLHINNRGDIEPCVFCHFATHNIKETTLMEALASPFFVGLRSLQPFNHNHLRPCPLIDNPKAMRFAVQKWGAYPTHPGAESLVRELSDGLDKYSAGLERVYNPVWHEKYNWAEDWLDPDLKDKSKGFREELIAPTDVAAS
- a CDS encoding zinc-ribbon domain-containing protein, which encodes MNKPKEEEICRCPYCDLPTVSPHPPFCTHCGVQLRFCPHCQSAVPREATSCSHCGASLT
- a CDS encoding MoaD/ThiS family protein, with protein sequence MKISIRLFGDLRRFLAPGQDTLEVVLSEGSTVHDLIRTLNLPHGEIWVVSINGTLATREQDLKDGDKVEIFAPVGGG
- the larE gene encoding ATP-dependent sacrificial sulfur transferase LarE, encoding MDVEQKYARLRLLLSEMGSVVVAYSGGVDSTLLAVAAKEALGERYLAVTALSETYPQREAKEAAEMARMFSFRHRYVTSEELEIPQFKNNPINRCYFCKKELFSKLWAIAREEGYAQVMDGSNVDDDHDFRPGRQAAQELGVRSPLAEVGLGKAEIRQLSQKMGLPTWNKPSFACLSSRFPYGEEITRAKLSQVGAAEELLRDLGFSQVRVRHHQTIARVELLPAEFERLLNPEIRLKIVEGLKSLGYTYVVLDLEGYRTGSMNEPLKG
- a CDS encoding ABC transporter permease encodes the protein MSPEVILTSIFSAAFAFSVLRITTPILLAALGGLLSELAGVINVALEGMMLTAAFVGVVISAYAQDAWLGLLAGVVSAMFMAVALAYFHLNLKADLILAGLAMNILASGATVFLLFALTHDKGFSNALKSLSLPSIKIPILAEIPILGDILSGHNVITYVAFALVAVVWVLLYRTALGVHIRAVGESPDAAASVGIDVIRIKYIALILSGLFSGIGGVNLSMGYMNFFQRDMTAGRGFIALAAVFLGDRNPIGTLLASLVFGFADALSNQLGSLKIPPQLVLMIPYLATIIALAVYAQRKKAIAVEKARKFREKMVQEAAVVRKPRAASEEL
- a CDS encoding ABC transporter permease; the encoded protein is MTLKQRELLFEFARISGVILFSLLIGFVITLLVSKQPLAAFESFLLGPFSRLNRFGNWIEESITLTFTGLAVALVFQAKQFSIGAEGQLYLGALAAGIVGLFINVPAVFHISLALLAAGAAGYLWGFIPGYLKAHLNANEIVSTLMLNAIAIQIYNLLLTYWLKPPYAGYTVSNFFSESAILPNLVPETRISLSLFLAIAAVFLVYYLLYRTTLGYEIRMTGANIKFASYGGINTTRVIILSMAVSGIIAGLAGAALAMGIHKRLILNISMGYGFEGIVVSLLARNHPLAVPFAALFYGYLRTGADVMERSSDVAREIVSVIQAIIILLVTAESFLSFLKRRIALKEPKLDVS